One stretch of Rathayibacter festucae DSM 15932 DNA includes these proteins:
- a CDS encoding bifunctional methylenetetrahydrofolate dehydrogenase/methenyltetrahydrofolate cyclohydrolase: MTAQVLDGVATAATVKAEIAERVAVLREKGVVPGLGTLLVGDDPASRSYVAGKHRDCAEVGIESIRVDLPATASAEDIRAAIRQLNESDSVTGYIIQLPLPKGIDENAMLELMDPDKDADGLHPTNLGRLVLGVEGELDSPLPCTPNGIVEMLKRHEIPISGKHVVVVGRGLTVGRPLGLLLTRKGLDATVTLTHSRTTDLAAEVRRADIVVAAVGVPGLIAADWVKPGAAVLDVGITRVENPETGKARLTGDVAPGVAEVAGWLSPVPGGVGPMTRAMLIHNVVGAAERALRS; the protein is encoded by the coding sequence ATGACGGCACAGGTACTCGACGGCGTCGCGACCGCCGCGACGGTCAAGGCGGAGATCGCCGAGCGCGTGGCGGTGCTCCGCGAGAAGGGCGTCGTGCCCGGCCTCGGCACGCTGCTGGTCGGCGACGACCCGGCCTCGCGCTCCTACGTCGCGGGCAAGCACCGCGACTGCGCGGAGGTGGGCATCGAGTCGATCCGCGTCGACCTGCCCGCCACGGCCTCCGCGGAGGACATCCGCGCGGCGATCCGGCAGCTCAACGAGTCGGACTCGGTGACCGGCTACATCATCCAGCTGCCGCTGCCGAAGGGCATCGACGAGAACGCGATGCTCGAGCTGATGGACCCGGACAAGGACGCCGACGGACTGCACCCGACCAACCTCGGCCGGCTGGTGCTGGGCGTCGAGGGCGAGCTCGACAGCCCGCTGCCCTGCACGCCGAACGGCATCGTCGAGATGCTGAAGCGCCACGAGATCCCGATCTCGGGGAAGCACGTCGTGGTCGTCGGGCGTGGGCTCACGGTCGGCCGCCCGCTCGGGCTGCTGCTGACCCGCAAGGGGCTCGACGCGACGGTGACGCTGACGCACTCGCGGACGACGGATCTCGCGGCGGAGGTGCGGCGGGCGGACATCGTCGTCGCTGCCGTGGGCGTGCCGGGGCTGATCGCGGCGGACTGGGTGAAGCCGGGGGCAGCGGTGCTCGACGTGGGGATCACCCGGGTCGAGAATCCGGAGACGGGGAAGGCGAGGCTGACCGGCGACGTCGCTCCCGGGGTGGCCGAGGTCGCGGGGTGGCTGTCGCCGGTGCCGGGCGGGGTCGGGCCGATGACGCGGGCGATGCTGATCCACAACGTGGTGGGGGCGGCGGAGCGGGCTCTTCGCTCGTGA
- a CDS encoding 5-oxoprolinase subunit B family protein, producing the protein MIPVRLLPSGDRAVLAEVDGLDEALALAAALDRSRPAGVLDLVPAARTVLVVLDESLPVTTASPWILRTAEATEPNGPGTVGHRHEIAVRYDGADLAEAADALGWTTAELIRRHTATPWRAAFGGFAPGFAYLVALAPWPEVARRAEPRTRVPAGAVALAAGYSGVYPRSSPGGWQLIGSTDAELWDIERLPPALLAPGDEVRFRALP; encoded by the coding sequence GTGATCCCGGTGCGGCTGCTGCCCTCCGGCGACCGCGCCGTGCTGGCCGAGGTCGACGGCCTCGACGAGGCGCTCGCCCTCGCGGCGGCGCTCGACCGCTCCCGCCCCGCAGGCGTCCTCGACCTGGTCCCCGCCGCCCGGACGGTCCTCGTCGTGCTGGACGAGTCACTGCCGGTCACGACGGCGTCCCCGTGGATCCTGCGGACCGCGGAGGCGACGGAGCCGAACGGGCCGGGCACCGTCGGCCACCGGCACGAGATCGCCGTCCGCTACGACGGCGCCGACCTGGCCGAGGCGGCGGACGCCCTCGGCTGGACGACCGCCGAGCTGATCCGCCGCCACACGGCGACCCCGTGGCGCGCGGCCTTCGGCGGCTTCGCCCCCGGCTTCGCCTACCTCGTCGCGCTCGCCCCCTGGCCGGAGGTCGCCCGCCGCGCCGAGCCGCGCACCCGCGTCCCCGCCGGCGCGGTCGCCCTCGCGGCCGGCTACTCCGGCGTCTACCCGCGCTCCTCCCCCGGCGGCTGGCAGCTGATCGGCTCGACCGACGCGGAGCTCTGGGACATCGAGCGCCTGCCGCCCGCCCTGCTCGCCCCCGGCGACGAGGTCCGCTTCCGAGCGCTGCCGTGA
- a CDS encoding LamB/YcsF family protein gives MRRTIDLNADLGEGFGVWSLGDDDAMLRLVTSANVACGFHAGDPSIMLATCRTAAERGAAIGAHVAYRDLAGFGRRDLPVDPAELHADVVYQLGALQAVARAAGTEVRYVKPHGALYNRIVHDERQAEAVVAAVRDTAPALPLLGLGSSAVERAAASAGLPFLREAFVDRGYRADGTLVPRGEPGDLLTDPAVVAARAVRMVLEGAVTAASGEDLQLDVDSLCVHGDTPGAVAMAEAVRAALSEAGVTLVSAAP, from the coding sequence ATGCGGAGGACGATCGATCTGAACGCCGACCTCGGCGAGGGCTTCGGCGTGTGGTCGCTCGGCGATGACGACGCGATGCTCCGGCTCGTCACGAGCGCCAACGTCGCCTGCGGCTTCCACGCGGGCGACCCCTCGATCATGCTCGCCACCTGCCGCACCGCCGCCGAGCGCGGTGCGGCGATCGGCGCCCACGTCGCCTACCGCGATCTCGCCGGCTTCGGCCGGCGCGACCTCCCCGTCGACCCGGCCGAGCTGCACGCAGACGTCGTCTACCAGCTCGGCGCTCTGCAGGCCGTCGCGCGGGCCGCGGGCACGGAGGTGCGCTACGTGAAGCCGCACGGGGCCCTCTACAACCGCATCGTGCACGACGAGCGGCAGGCGGAGGCGGTGGTCGCCGCCGTCCGGGACACCGCTCCCGCACTGCCCCTGCTCGGCCTCGGGTCCTCCGCCGTCGAGCGCGCGGCGGCGAGCGCCGGCCTGCCGTTCCTGCGCGAGGCGTTCGTCGACCGCGGCTACCGGGCCGACGGGACGCTCGTCCCGCGCGGCGAGCCCGGCGACCTGCTGACCGACCCGGCGGTCGTCGCGGCCCGGGCCGTGCGGATGGTCCTGGAGGGCGCCGTGACGGCCGCCTCGGGCGAGGACCTGCAGCTCGACGTCGACTCCCTCTGCGTCCACGGCGACACCCCCGGCGCCGTCGCGATGGCGGAGGCGGTGCGCGCGGCCCTCTCCGAGGCGGGCGTCACCCTGGTGAGCGCTGCGCCGTGA
- a CDS encoding NAD(P)-dependent alcohol dehydrogenase, whose amino-acid sequence MLTVNAYAAPSATEPLVPTTIERRDVGAHDVLIEIAYAGICHSDIHTVRGEWGPVQYPLTVGHEIVGVVAEVGSEVSKHKVGDRVGVGCMVNSCRECENCLAGEEQYCLKGNTGTYASVDRDGTVTQGGYSTHVVVVEDFVLRVPESIPYEAAAPLLCAGITTYSPLSHWEAGPGKRVAVVGLGGLGHMAVKFAHAMGAEVTVLSQSLSKKEDGLRLGADHYYATKDEETFSTLKNTFDIIINTVSAPLDLDAYLGLLRRNGTMVNVGAPAEALPLHVFTLFAARRSFAGSGIGGIRETQEMLDFCAEKGIASEVEVVSASQINEAYERVLASDVRYRFVIDIATLTE is encoded by the coding sequence ATGCTGACCGTCAACGCCTACGCCGCCCCCTCCGCCACCGAGCCGCTCGTCCCCACCACGATCGAGCGCCGCGACGTCGGAGCGCACGACGTGCTCATCGAGATCGCCTACGCGGGCATCTGCCACTCCGACATCCACACCGTCCGCGGCGAGTGGGGCCCCGTCCAGTACCCCCTCACCGTCGGCCACGAGATCGTCGGCGTCGTCGCCGAGGTCGGCTCCGAGGTGTCCAAGCACAAGGTCGGCGACCGCGTCGGCGTCGGCTGCATGGTCAACTCCTGCCGCGAGTGCGAGAACTGCCTCGCCGGCGAGGAGCAGTACTGCCTGAAGGGCAACACCGGCACCTACGCCTCCGTCGACCGCGACGGCACCGTCACGCAGGGCGGCTACTCCACCCACGTCGTCGTCGTCGAGGACTTCGTGCTCCGCGTCCCGGAGTCGATCCCCTACGAGGCCGCCGCGCCCCTGCTCTGCGCCGGCATCACCACCTACTCGCCGCTCTCGCACTGGGAGGCGGGCCCCGGCAAGCGGGTCGCCGTCGTCGGTCTCGGCGGGCTCGGCCACATGGCCGTCAAGTTCGCGCACGCGATGGGCGCCGAGGTCACCGTGCTCTCGCAGTCGCTGAGCAAGAAGGAGGACGGCCTCCGTCTGGGCGCCGACCACTACTACGCGACGAAGGACGAGGAGACGTTCTCCACGCTCAAGAACACCTTCGACATCATCATCAACACGGTCAGCGCGCCGCTCGACCTGGACGCCTACCTCGGCCTCCTGCGCCGCAACGGCACGATGGTGAACGTCGGTGCTCCGGCCGAGGCGCTGCCGCTGCACGTCTTCACCCTGTTCGCCGCGCGCCGCTCCTTCGCGGGCTCGGGCATCGGCGGCATCCGCGAGACCCAGGAGATGCTCGACTTCTGCGCGGAGAAGGGCATCGCGAGCGAGGTCGAGGTCGTCTCGGCGTCGCAGATCAACGAGGCCTACGAGCGCGTGCTCGCCTCGGACGTGCGCTACCGCTTCGTCATCGACATCGCGACGCTCACGGAGTAG
- a CDS encoding YbaK/EbsC family protein, with product MSERSHPAVDRVLADLEVHGVRPPVRWLDEAASTAALAAAALGIEVGQIANSLIFLLDGSPLLVLTSGAHRVDTDWLGAELGGTITRASAAAVKAATGQTIGGVAPVGHPTLLPTVVDSALAEFNTVWAAAGHAHTVYPTSAAELVHVTGGALRPVVPPAPAQ from the coding sequence ATGAGCGAGCGCAGCCACCCCGCGGTTGACCGCGTCCTGGCCGATCTCGAGGTGCACGGGGTACGGCCGCCGGTCCGCTGGCTCGACGAGGCGGCGTCGACGGCGGCGCTCGCCGCAGCGGCCCTCGGCATCGAGGTCGGCCAGATCGCGAACTCGCTGATCTTCCTCCTCGACGGGTCACCGCTGCTGGTCCTCACCAGCGGCGCGCACCGCGTCGACACCGACTGGCTGGGCGCCGAGCTCGGCGGGACGATCACCCGCGCCTCGGCCGCGGCCGTCAAGGCGGCCACGGGCCAGACCATCGGCGGCGTCGCGCCGGTCGGTCACCCGACCCTGCTGCCCACCGTGGTCGACTCCGCCCTGGCCGAGTTCAACACCGTCTGGGCGGCCGCCGGCCACGCCCACACCGTCTACCCGACCAGCGCCGCGGAGCTCGTCCACGTCACCGGAGGCGCCCTGCGCCCGGTCGTCCCGCCGGCCCCGGCTCAGTAG
- the galK gene encoding galactokinase yields the protein MTTSASLDAVAERAAQDFERAYGHSAVGVWAGPGRVNLIGEHTDYNDGFVFPFAIDRATAMAVAPREDRVVRISSAFSPEHVEISLDDLGPDALDGWSAYPLGVVWALTEYGVDLGARSGFDAFVDSDVPVGAGLSSSAALMCAMAVALNELWELGLDRATLARVGRRAENVAVGAPTGIMDESASLFGERDAAVFLDCRSLDTEVVPLGFEEAGLVLLVIDTRVEHAHATGGYAERRASCELGASTLGVESLRELSVDDLPRAEELLDDVTYRRVKHVVTEDARVLTTVRTLREQGPRAIGELLDAGHVSLRDDFEISIPELDTAVEASRGAGAIGARMTGGGFGGSAIALTPVEKEEEVRAAVLAAFAEKGFRTPELFLVTAADGAGRVR from the coding sequence ATGACCACCTCCGCCTCCCTCGACGCCGTCGCCGAGCGCGCCGCGCAGGACTTCGAGCGCGCCTACGGCCACTCGGCCGTCGGCGTCTGGGCCGGACCCGGCCGGGTCAACCTGATCGGCGAGCACACCGACTACAACGACGGCTTCGTCTTCCCCTTCGCCATCGACCGCGCCACCGCGATGGCGGTCGCGCCGCGGGAGGACCGGGTCGTCCGGATCTCGAGCGCCTTCTCCCCCGAGCACGTCGAGATCTCGCTGGACGACCTCGGGCCGGACGCGCTCGACGGCTGGTCGGCCTACCCGCTCGGCGTCGTCTGGGCGCTCACCGAGTACGGCGTCGACCTCGGCGCGCGCTCGGGCTTCGACGCCTTCGTCGACTCCGACGTGCCGGTCGGCGCCGGGCTCTCCAGCTCGGCCGCGCTGATGTGCGCGATGGCCGTGGCGCTGAACGAGCTCTGGGAGCTCGGGCTCGACCGCGCGACGCTCGCCCGCGTGGGCCGTCGCGCCGAGAACGTGGCCGTCGGCGCGCCGACCGGGATCATGGACGAGTCCGCCTCGCTGTTCGGCGAGCGCGACGCGGCCGTCTTCCTCGACTGCCGAAGCCTGGACACCGAGGTCGTGCCGCTCGGCTTCGAGGAGGCCGGGCTGGTGCTCCTCGTCATCGACACCCGGGTCGAGCACGCGCACGCCACTGGCGGCTACGCCGAGCGCCGTGCGTCCTGCGAGCTCGGTGCCTCGACGCTCGGGGTGGAGTCGCTGCGCGAGCTGTCGGTGGACGACCTGCCGCGCGCCGAGGAGCTCCTCGACGACGTGACCTACCGCCGCGTGAAGCACGTGGTGACCGAGGACGCCCGCGTCCTCACCACCGTCCGCACCCTCCGCGAGCAGGGGCCGCGTGCGATCGGCGAGCTCCTGGACGCCGGCCACGTCTCGCTCCGCGACGACTTCGAGATCTCGATCCCCGAGCTCGACACCGCGGTCGAGGCCTCCCGCGGCGCCGGCGCGATCGGTGCGCGGATGACGGGCGGCGGCTTCGGCGGCTCCGCCATCGCGCTCACCCCCGTCGAGAAGGAGGAGGAGGTCCGCGCGGCGGTCCTCGCCGCCTTCGCCGAGAAGGGCTTCCGCACCCCCGAGCTCTTCCTCGTGACGGCGGCCGACGGCGCGGGCCGCGTCCGCTGA
- the galT gene encoding galactose-1-phosphate uridylyltransferase, with translation MNEAIPLSAGVVKRPHVLADGRDLIYFDDAETSLPPERSADARELDPRPATARMRQDVLTGEWVSIAASRQNRVFLPPAELDPLAPASPTNPSEVPSVYDVAVFENRSPSFGPLLEDEDAPASLEDLRTLGLGRTLTSVGRCEVVCFSPEHEGSFATLSASRARTVVEAWADRVAALSALPGVQQVFPFENRGEAIGVTLHHPHGQIYSYPYVTPRTTRLLASLDAYGPGMFADILAFEQAGERVLVRGEHWTAFVPFAARWPIEVHVLPHRHVADISETTPEERDELAVIYQRLLRGIDARYDSPTPYISAWHQAPVHERRDEVRLMLQITSPRRAATKLKYLAGSEAAMGAWIGDIAPETSAAALREAIERADAATLAAETAANPDASLPAADTTPEENR, from the coding sequence ATGAACGAAGCGATCCCCCTCTCCGCCGGCGTCGTCAAGCGCCCGCACGTCCTCGCCGACGGCCGCGACCTCATCTACTTCGATGACGCGGAAACGTCCCTCCCTCCCGAGCGCTCGGCGGATGCCCGCGAGCTCGATCCCCGTCCCGCGACCGCGCGCATGCGCCAGGACGTCCTCACCGGGGAGTGGGTCTCGATCGCCGCCTCCCGGCAGAACCGCGTCTTCCTCCCGCCGGCCGAGCTCGACCCGCTCGCCCCGGCCTCCCCGACGAACCCGTCGGAGGTGCCGAGCGTGTACGACGTCGCCGTCTTCGAGAACCGCTCGCCGTCCTTCGGACCGCTGCTCGAGGACGAGGACGCGCCCGCGTCCCTCGAGGACCTCCGCACGCTCGGCCTCGGCCGGACCCTGACGAGCGTCGGCCGCTGCGAGGTCGTCTGCTTCAGCCCCGAGCACGAGGGGTCGTTCGCGACCCTCTCCGCCTCGCGGGCTCGCACCGTCGTGGAGGCGTGGGCCGACCGCGTCGCCGCACTGTCGGCTCTGCCCGGGGTGCAGCAGGTCTTCCCGTTCGAGAACCGCGGAGAGGCGATCGGCGTCACCCTGCACCACCCGCACGGCCAGATCTACTCCTACCCGTACGTCACCCCGCGGACGACGCGACTGCTCGCGTCGCTCGACGCCTACGGCCCCGGGATGTTCGCGGACATCCTCGCCTTCGAGCAGGCCGGCGAGCGCGTGCTCGTCCGCGGCGAGCACTGGACGGCCTTCGTGCCCTTCGCCGCGCGCTGGCCCATCGAGGTGCACGTGCTGCCGCACCGCCACGTGGCCGACATCAGCGAGACGACGCCCGAGGAGCGCGACGAGCTCGCCGTGATCTACCAGCGGCTCCTGCGCGGGATCGATGCGCGCTACGACTCGCCCACCCCCTACATCTCCGCCTGGCACCAGGCGCCGGTGCACGAGCGGCGCGACGAGGTGCGGCTCATGCTGCAGATCACGTCGCCGCGCCGCGCCGCCACCAAGCTCAAGTACCTGGCGGGCAGCGAGGCGGCGATGGGCGCCTGGATCGGCGACATCGCTCCTGAGACGAGCGCCGCCGCCCTGCGCGAGGCGATCGAGCGCGCCGACGCCGCCACCCTGGCCGCCGAGACGGCCGCGAACCCCGACGCGTCGCTCCCCGCCGCCGACACCACCCCCGAGGAGAACCGATGA
- a CDS encoding DeoR/GlpR family DNA-binding transcription regulator, producing the protein MRTDGEQESRSALERRFEMRLLAEKQGFVSVADLSDRLGVSVVTVRSDLDRLAGEGTVQRVRGGAVPTGERSGERSFEEGLASASDEKAAIGREAAASVASGESVILDVGTTTLAIAHALVARDDLRDVTVVTNGLSIALALEPAIPRFTVVVTGGTLRPLQHSLVEPLASEVLERIRADVVFVGCTGVHPEAGVTNVNLPEATLKRRMLHAATRRVVVADSSKLGVVDLGRVAGTEEFDRLLTGASAGDAVVERLEAAGLAVTRCGALRPGPQADGGAGP; encoded by the coding sequence ATGAGGACGGACGGGGAGCAGGAGAGCCGCTCGGCGCTCGAGCGCCGCTTCGAGATGCGGCTGCTCGCCGAGAAGCAGGGCTTCGTCTCCGTCGCGGACCTCTCCGATCGCCTCGGCGTCTCCGTCGTCACCGTCCGCTCCGACCTCGATCGGCTCGCCGGCGAGGGGACCGTCCAGCGCGTCCGCGGGGGAGCCGTGCCGACCGGCGAGCGCTCGGGGGAGCGCTCGTTCGAGGAGGGCCTCGCCTCCGCCTCCGACGAGAAGGCCGCGATCGGCCGCGAGGCCGCCGCCTCGGTCGCCTCCGGCGAGAGCGTGATCCTCGACGTCGGCACCACGACGCTCGCGATCGCCCACGCACTCGTGGCGCGGGACGACCTCCGCGACGTCACCGTCGTCACCAACGGCCTCAGCATCGCCCTCGCGCTCGAGCCCGCCATCCCGCGCTTCACCGTCGTCGTCACCGGCGGCACCCTGCGCCCGCTGCAGCACTCCCTCGTCGAGCCGCTCGCCTCCGAGGTGCTCGAGCGGATCCGCGCCGACGTCGTCTTCGTCGGCTGCACGGGCGTCCATCCGGAGGCGGGCGTGACCAACGTGAACCTACCCGAGGCCACGCTCAAGCGCCGCATGCTGCACGCGGCCACCCGCCGCGTCGTGGTCGCCGATTCGAGCAAGCTCGGCGTCGTCGACCTCGGCCGGGTCGCCGGCACCGAGGAGTTCGACCGCCTGCTCACCGGTGCGTCCGCCGGCGACGCCGTCGTGGAGCGGCTCGAGGCGGCGGGCCTCGCCGTCACCCGCTGCGGCGCGCTCCGGCCCGGTCCGCAGGCCGACGGCGGTGCCGGTCCGTAG
- a CDS encoding aldose 1-epimerase family protein has product MADFTPAPATGRQFALDLTAEGRTLHAVVTEVAAGLRHLSVDGVEITAGYPETVVPPFGSGIVLMPWPNRVKDGRWHHAGRTQQLDITEPKYHNAIHGLLRSASYRVVEQGPSFVELAAPVVPQAGYPFHLETSVRYELQADGLKVVHRVVNVGADEAPVAIGTHPFLAIGDVPTDELEITVDAAVHIEVDERLNPTGQSPVDGTEWDLRRGRRIGELELDDAWADVTIVDGESVHGLRADDGRRVLLWADASHNFIQVFITRIFPDGDDVKTAIAVEPMTAPAEALNSGQGLRWLEPGEEWSVAWGIRHEGFPASS; this is encoded by the coding sequence ATGGCCGACTTCACTCCCGCCCCCGCAACCGGGCGCCAGTTCGCCCTCGACCTCACCGCCGAGGGACGCACCCTGCACGCCGTCGTCACGGAGGTGGCCGCAGGGCTGCGCCACCTCTCCGTCGACGGCGTCGAGATCACCGCCGGATACCCCGAGACCGTCGTCCCGCCGTTCGGCTCGGGCATCGTCCTGATGCCCTGGCCCAACCGCGTGAAGGACGGCCGCTGGCACCACGCCGGGCGCACCCAGCAGCTCGACATCACCGAGCCCAAGTACCACAACGCGATCCACGGCCTGCTGCGCAGCGCCTCCTACCGCGTCGTGGAGCAGGGCCCGTCCTTCGTCGAGCTCGCCGCGCCCGTCGTCCCGCAGGCGGGCTACCCGTTCCACCTCGAGACCTCGGTCCGCTACGAGCTGCAGGCCGACGGCCTGAAGGTCGTGCACCGCGTCGTCAACGTCGGAGCCGACGAGGCGCCCGTCGCGATCGGCACGCACCCCTTCCTCGCGATCGGCGACGTCCCGACCGACGAGCTCGAGATCACGGTCGACGCGGCGGTGCACATCGAGGTCGACGAGCGGCTCAACCCCACGGGTCAGAGCCCGGTCGACGGCACCGAGTGGGATCTCCGCCGCGGCCGCCGGATCGGCGAGCTCGAGCTCGACGACGCCTGGGCCGACGTCACGATCGTCGACGGCGAGAGCGTCCACGGCCTCCGCGCCGACGACGGCCGCCGCGTGCTGCTCTGGGCCGACGCCTCGCACAACTTCATCCAGGTCTTCATCACCCGGATCTTCCCCGACGGTGACGACGTCAAGACCGCCATCGCGGTCGAGCCGATGACCGCGCCCGCCGAGGCGCTCAACTCCGGTCAGGGCCTGCGCTGGCTCGAGCCGGGCGAGGAGTGGAGCGTCGCCTGGGGCATCCGCCACGAGGGCTTCCCCGCCTCGTCATGA
- a CDS encoding DUF445 domain-containing protein yields the protein MTTSSTSAVSTSAGGTSAGRDDEAKRAALVAMKRLATGLLVLMAIVFAVSFALQDRYPWLQWVRAASEGGMVGALADWFAVTALFRRPLGLPIPHTAIIPTKKDEIGASLAQFVEENFLRGAIVREKLDSFGIARRAGLWLAEPENAHRVGGESAAAVRSAIALLDDSDVQRVIEALARRHLLDPQWGPPLGSLVGSVVEAGHHRRLVDTLVEQAEAWLIANPESFTRMVSGRLPSWLPSAVSRAVDERLYREALVLVETIRDDQGHPFRIAVDGYLATLAKDLGSDPDLIARVEEIKNRAFDSPRVRELAGDAWESTKSSLLGAMDDPESPLRASIESIVVDLGRRLSTDQALASTVDTWIGTVAANLVDRYRGDIASIIGETIGRWDPQETSEKLELQVGKDLQFIRINGTVVGSLAGLVIFTVAHALLGS from the coding sequence ATGACGACGAGCAGCACGAGCGCCGTCAGCACCTCCGCCGGCGGCACCTCCGCCGGGCGCGACGACGAGGCGAAGCGCGCCGCCCTCGTCGCGATGAAGCGGCTCGCCACCGGGCTGCTGGTGCTGATGGCGATCGTGTTCGCCGTGTCCTTCGCGCTCCAGGACCGCTACCCCTGGCTGCAGTGGGTGCGCGCGGCGAGCGAGGGCGGCATGGTCGGCGCGCTCGCGGACTGGTTCGCGGTGACGGCGCTCTTCCGGCGGCCGCTCGGGCTGCCGATCCCGCACACGGCGATCATCCCGACCAAGAAGGACGAGATCGGCGCGAGCCTCGCCCAGTTCGTCGAGGAGAACTTCCTCCGCGGCGCGATCGTCCGCGAGAAGCTCGACTCCTTCGGCATCGCCCGCCGTGCCGGGCTCTGGCTCGCCGAGCCCGAGAACGCGCACCGCGTCGGCGGCGAGAGCGCGGCGGCGGTCCGCTCCGCGATCGCGCTGCTCGACGACTCCGACGTGCAGCGCGTGATCGAGGCACTCGCCCGGCGCCACCTGCTCGACCCGCAGTGGGGCCCGCCGCTGGGCTCGCTCGTCGGCAGCGTCGTCGAGGCGGGGCACCACCGCCGGCTCGTCGACACGCTGGTCGAGCAGGCCGAGGCCTGGCTGATCGCGAATCCCGAGAGCTTCACGAGGATGGTCAGCGGCCGGCTCCCCAGCTGGCTGCCCTCCGCGGTCAGCCGGGCGGTCGACGAGCGGCTCTACCGCGAGGCCCTCGTCCTCGTCGAGACGATCCGCGACGACCAGGGCCACCCGTTCCGGATCGCGGTGGACGGCTACCTCGCGACGCTCGCGAAGGACCTCGGCAGCGATCCGGATCTGATCGCGCGCGTCGAGGAGATCAAGAACCGCGCCTTCGACAGCCCGCGGGTGCGCGAGCTCGCCGGGGACGCCTGGGAGTCGACGAAGTCGTCGCTGCTCGGCGCGATGGACGACCCGGAGAGCCCGCTGCGCGCGAGCATCGAGTCGATCGTCGTCGACCTCGGCCGCCGGCTCTCGACCGATCAGGCGCTCGCCTCGACCGTCGACACCTGGATCGGCACCGTCGCGGCGAACCTCGTCGACCGCTACCGGGGCGACATCGCCAGCATCATCGGCGAGACGATCGGCCGCTGGGACCCGCAGGAGACCTCCGAGAAGCTCGAGCTGCAGGTCGGCAAGGACCTGCAGTTCATCCGGATCAACGGCACGGTGGTCGGCTCGCTGGCGGGCCTGGTGATCTTCACCGTCGCCCACGCTCTCCTCGGCTCCTGA
- a CDS encoding DUF3072 domain-containing protein gives MSDDIPNTTDPDVKTEGDVLGARADDGSDTSASKDPSDWVTGDEPMTGPQRSYLDTLAREAGETLPADITKAEASEHIDRLQSATGRGDGSK, from the coding sequence ATGAGCGACGACATCCCCAACACCACCGATCCCGACGTCAAGACCGAGGGCGACGTCCTCGGCGCCCGTGCCGATGACGGCAGCGACACCAGCGCCAGCAAGGACCCGTCCGACTGGGTCACCGGCGACGAGCCGATGACCGGCCCGCAGCGCAGCTACCTCGACACCCTCGCCCGCGAGGCAGGCGAGACCCTCCCCGCCGACATCACGAAGGCGGAGGCGTCCGAGCACATCGACCGCCTGCAGTCCGCGACCGGCCGCGGCGACGGCAGCAAGTAG
- a CDS encoding HEPN domain-containing protein produces the protein MQNATRARDLVGLGQATVTLTTGRVDGSEMYRSAVVLAVAALDSYVHGIVIDRSVDIILGKLPSGSFDRKIGLHFKAVFHIVSAASEGDMELAAKTQVAQRMSLETFQTPDDIAKALATVGIGRVWSTLFPTTAEAEKTKLSLVVRRRNAIAHQCDLDAINPSSLTPMTDFDSLYSIEVVEKLVAAIDTLV, from the coding sequence ATGCAGAATGCCACGAGAGCGCGGGATCTTGTGGGGTTGGGTCAGGCGACTGTAACCCTGACCACAGGGCGCGTCGATGGGTCGGAAATGTATCGCTCGGCGGTCGTCCTTGCCGTAGCGGCGCTAGATTCTTATGTCCACGGCATTGTTATCGACCGATCCGTAGATATTATCCTCGGCAAGTTGCCCTCGGGATCTTTCGATAGGAAGATTGGCCTACACTTCAAGGCGGTCTTTCATATCGTCTCTGCAGCGTCTGAAGGAGACATGGAGTTGGCGGCTAAAACGCAAGTCGCTCAGCGCATGTCTCTGGAGACGTTCCAAACACCCGATGATATCGCCAAAGCTTTAGCGACGGTCGGGATCGGAAGGGTTTGGTCGACACTCTTCCCAACAACAGCAGAAGCAGAGAAGACTAAGCTCAGTCTCGTCGTGCGCCGTCGGAACGCAATAGCACATCAGTGCGACCTCGACGCAATTAATCCGTCGTCACTCACGCCAATGACGGATTTTGATTCGTTGTACTCGATTGAAGTCGTCGAGAAGTTAGTAGCAGCCATCGATACTCTTGTCTAA